From Halotia branconii CENA392, the proteins below share one genomic window:
- a CDS encoding DUF6920 family protein codes for MITKIFLNIGALLAIAFLILVILQIKNEQEVSKIWRSLEGVPTENRFTKDMVEALPAPVQRYFLHSIALLTPLASSVSLKMSGSFRMAQDKPWIPMQATEILSTKGFVWKARIGSGLFQTIGSDRYTNKSGRMRFFLWGLVPLVNAHSPDITRSTIGRFAGEFFWLPAALLPQRGVSWKVIDEKTIQASLKVDDEPVTLTLFIDDNGKLLKLSLPRWGDQTEDGSYTYIPFGGEYQEEKTFAGFTIPSQVSAGWWFGTDRYLEFFRATVEQAELR; via the coding sequence ATGATTACAAAAATTTTCTTGAACATTGGTGCATTGCTAGCGATCGCTTTCCTAATTCTAGTCATTTTACAAATTAAAAATGAACAAGAAGTTAGTAAAATTTGGCGATCGCTTGAAGGAGTCCCAACAGAAAATCGTTTTACTAAAGACATGGTTGAGGCATTACCTGCGCCTGTACAACGCTACTTTTTGCATAGCATTGCACTCTTGACTCCTCTTGCTTCCTCTGTCAGCTTGAAAATGAGTGGTAGTTTTAGGATGGCGCAGGATAAACCGTGGATACCGATGCAAGCTACAGAAATTCTCTCAACAAAAGGATTTGTTTGGAAAGCAAGGATTGGTAGTGGTTTGTTCCAAACGATCGGCAGCGATCGCTATACCAACAAATCTGGTCGAATGCGGTTCTTTCTTTGGGGACTAGTTCCCCTCGTCAATGCCCACAGTCCTGATATTACTCGCTCTACTATTGGACGATTCGCAGGAGAATTTTTCTGGCTACCTGCTGCTTTACTACCTCAGCGCGGCGTAAGTTGGAAAGTAATAGATGAAAAAACTATCCAAGCTAGTCTAAAAGTTGACGATGAACCTGTAACGCTGACACTGTTTATAGATGATAACGGCAAACTGCTAAAGCTTTCTCTGCCACGTTGGGGAGATCAAACAGAAGATGGTAGCTATACTTACATTCCATTTGGCGGAGAGTACCAGGAAGAAAAAACATTTGCAGGATTTACAATTCCCTCCCAGGTGAGTGCAGGCTGGTGGTTTGGCACAGATCGTTACTTAGAGTTCTTCCGCGCCACAGTTGAGCAGGCTGAGTTACGTTGA
- a CDS encoding amino acid ABC transporter substrate-binding protein produces MYKKLVFVTLGLILTLLSSMRPILAHTVLEKVAKTGVLTAGTSKDAFPFAYKNEKGQLTGYSVDMLKLIEKQLEQELKRPIALKLVAVDPEDRIPNLLTNKVDIVCDASSFTWEREQDVDFSVSYGLTGTRLLVKHGLSLWGPETLVGKRIGALPKTTNEQSIRQAQPKAQIVLVNDRAAGYKALQEGKIDAFASDGVLLEGWLQTTSNADKFDIVGYPYSDEGIACMLPENNSTFRDTVNYALIRFMQGFLTGKQPDVAIFDRWFGSHGAAPLNKDLRDSFTENMRLTVDSLEQLPERVF; encoded by the coding sequence ATGTATAAAAAGCTAGTCTTTGTAACCCTGGGATTGATACTCACACTGTTATCTTCTATGCGTCCAATACTAGCCCATACTGTTTTGGAAAAAGTTGCCAAAACAGGGGTGCTTACAGCAGGAACAAGCAAAGATGCTTTTCCCTTTGCCTATAAGAATGAGAAAGGGCAACTCACAGGATACTCCGTGGATATGCTGAAGCTGATCGAAAAGCAGTTAGAGCAGGAATTAAAACGCCCGATCGCTCTCAAACTGGTTGCCGTAGATCCAGAAGATCGTATTCCCAATCTACTTACGAACAAGGTTGATATCGTTTGCGATGCTAGCAGTTTTACTTGGGAACGCGAACAAGATGTTGATTTTTCTGTTAGTTACGGTCTCACCGGTACTCGCTTATTAGTCAAGCATGGCTTATCTTTATGGGGGCCGGAGACATTAGTTGGAAAACGCATCGGCGCACTTCCCAAAACAACCAACGAACAGTCAATTCGGCAAGCACAACCAAAAGCTCAGATTGTACTGGTAAACGATCGAGCCGCAGGCTACAAAGCTTTACAAGAGGGTAAAATCGATGCGTTTGCTTCTGACGGCGTTTTATTAGAAGGGTGGTTACAAACTACTTCTAATGCTGATAAGTTTGACATCGTGGGATATCCTTATTCTGATGAAGGCATAGCGTGTATGCTACCAGAAAATAATTCCACCTTCCGAGATACGGTTAACTATGCCTTAATCCGCTTCATGCAAGGATTCCTTACAGGCAAACAACCTGACGTTGCCATCTTTGATCGTTGGTTTGGTAGTCATGGCGCTGCGCCTCTCAACAAAGATCTACGAGATTCATTCACCGAAAACATGCGACTAACAGTCGATTCACTCGAACAGTTACCCGAAAGAGTCTTTTAG
- a CDS encoding oxidoreductase yields the protein MNRLKLATVWLGGCSGCHMSFLDLDEWLIDLAAQVDLVYSPFADIKEYPQGVDVVLVEGAVANEEHLQMIQIVRERSQILVSFGDCAVTGNVTALRNPLGSAERVLQRCYIEAADIHATIPDEPGIVPTLLDRVIPVHTVVPVDIYLPGCPPSATRIKAVLEPLLRGEKPQLEGREFIKFG from the coding sequence ATGAATCGTTTAAAATTAGCAACAGTTTGGCTAGGTGGCTGTTCTGGCTGTCATATGTCTTTTTTAGATTTAGACGAATGGCTGATTGATTTAGCAGCACAAGTGGATTTAGTTTATAGTCCCTTTGCTGATATTAAAGAATATCCCCAAGGTGTGGATGTAGTGTTAGTCGAGGGTGCAGTTGCCAATGAAGAACACCTGCAAATGATTCAGATAGTGAGAGAGCGATCGCAAATTCTTGTTTCTTTTGGTGATTGCGCTGTTACTGGCAATGTCACTGCCTTACGCAATCCTTTAGGTAGTGCTGAAAGAGTTCTTCAACGTTGTTACATCGAAGCCGCAGATATTCACGCCACAATTCCCGATGAGCCTGGTATTGTACCAACCTTACTAGATCGGGTGATACCAGTGCATACAGTAGTTCCAGTTGATATTTATTTACCAGGATGTCCACCTTCAGCAACTCGGATTAAAGCAGTGTTAGAGCCACTTTTAAGAGGAGAAAAACCGCAGCTAGAAGGACGTGAATTTATCAAGTTTGGTTAA
- a CDS encoding M23 family metallopeptidase, protein MIALLIGLQIVLPLVLIAWLAIAPSHNLLGVSLQALVTALTLFAIARMGVWVFPPWWTPYIYALLFTITLVTVFRQHKPRRKLPSSWLGWIAIIGFVAFGVFVGNEAVQSWAGQFPPPIPAVNLAFPLRGGDYLILNGGSDIRINAHLKTMDESVARFRAYRGQSYGIDIIQIDRFGLRTQGVVPSDPVAYQIYGEPVLAPCAGKIVQAIDDLPDMTIPQIDRVNRAGNHVILRCGDIDVLLAHFRPQSLSVQTGTDVKVGDRIAEVGNSGASDEPHLHIHAQRPGSSVAPFSGDPLPMRFNGRFLIRSDRPIMPKKIQQVYQSLHYKKR, encoded by the coding sequence ATGATTGCTTTGCTGATTGGGTTGCAGATTGTTTTACCACTTGTTCTGATTGCGTGGCTAGCGATCGCACCGTCCCACAATTTACTCGGTGTTTCGCTACAAGCCCTCGTCACAGCATTGACTTTATTTGCGATCGCCCGCATGGGAGTCTGGGTCTTTCCGCCTTGGTGGACACCCTATATCTATGCGCTGCTCTTTACCATTACCTTGGTGACTGTGTTTCGCCAACACAAGCCCCGGCGAAAGCTGCCGTCTAGCTGGTTAGGTTGGATTGCCATTATTGGTTTTGTTGCCTTTGGGGTTTTTGTAGGAAACGAGGCCGTGCAAAGTTGGGCGGGTCAGTTTCCACCCCCGATTCCCGCTGTAAATCTCGCCTTTCCACTGCGGGGTGGTGATTATCTCATCCTCAATGGCGGTAGCGACATTCGGATTAATGCACATCTGAAGACGATGGACGAATCAGTTGCGCGTTTTCGTGCCTATCGAGGACAGAGTTACGGCATCGATATTATCCAGATCGATCGGTTCGGCTTGCGGACACAAGGGGTAGTTCCTAGCGATCCGGTTGCCTACCAAATTTATGGTGAGCCTGTGTTAGCCCCCTGTGCAGGTAAGATTGTTCAAGCGATCGATGATTTGCCAGACATGACGATCCCGCAAATCGATCGTGTCAATCGCGCAGGTAATCACGTTATCCTACGCTGCGGCGATATCGATGTCTTACTTGCCCATTTTCGTCCTCAGAGTCTCTCGGTTCAAACTGGGACAGACGTTAAGGTTGGCGATCGCATTGCCGAGGTGGGAAACTCCGGTGCCAGCGACGAACCTCACCTGCACATTCATGCCCAGCGCCCCGGATCGTCTGTGGCTCCGTTTTCTGGCGATCCGTTGCCGATGCGTTTTAATGGCCGCTTTCTCATTCGCAGCGATCGCCCGATCATGCCTAAGAAAATACAACAAGTTTATCAATCACTTCATTACAAGAAGAGGTGA
- a CDS encoding hydrogenase maturation protease has translation MNCNTMCYAPLEAMFTTGYAYAIGYGNELRSDDGIGQRVARALQLSNVKSIAVQQLTPELAQALANSDLAIFIDACLASEHSQVQVQSLLPNSSNVIAGHTADPRSLLALTQAIYGYCPPAWWVTIPGENFELGENLSPLAEQGIEIAIDKINHLIKTARKELCMKLA, from the coding sequence ATGAATTGTAATACGATGTGCTACGCGCCGCTGGAGGCGATGTTTACGACGGGCTACGCCTACGCAATTGGTTACGGTAATGAGTTGCGTAGTGATGATGGCATTGGTCAACGAGTAGCTAGGGCGTTGCAGCTATCAAATGTGAAATCTATTGCTGTTCAACAACTTACCCCCGAACTTGCCCAAGCGTTGGCTAATAGTGATTTGGCAATTTTTATCGATGCTTGTTTAGCGTCCGAACATTCCCAGGTGCAAGTACAATCGCTCTTACCTAACTCTTCCAATGTTATCGCTGGACACACAGCAGATCCGCGATCGCTTCTAGCTCTAACTCAAGCTATATACGGTTATTGTCCGCCAGCTTGGTGGGTGACAATACCAGGAGAAAACTTTGAATTGGGTGAGAATCTATCACCTCTTGCTGAACAAGGAATAGAGATAGCAATTGATAAAATAAACCACTTAATCAAAACTGCGAGGAAAGAATTATGCATGAAGTTGGCATGA
- the hoxU gene encoding bidirectional hydrogenase complex protein HoxU, with amino-acid sequence MTVKTLTINDQLISAREEETVLQAAQDAGIHIPTLCHIEGVGDVGACRLCLVEIAGSNKLQPACVTKVTEGMEVQTNSDRLQKYRRTIIEMLFAEGNHICSVCVANGNCELQDLAVEMGMDHVRLEYQFPNRKVDISHDRFGVDHNRCVLCTRCVRVCDEIEGAHTWDMAGRGSHSHVITDLNQPWGTSDTCTSCGKCVNACPTGALFYQGSSVGEMKRVDAKRLVPGHRAKLDFLVTAREKKQWLFKTGSE; translated from the coding sequence ATGACTGTCAAAACACTCACAATTAATGACCAATTAATCAGCGCCCGCGAAGAAGAAACCGTTCTTCAAGCTGCCCAGGATGCAGGGATTCATATTCCGACTTTGTGCCACATAGAAGGGGTTGGGGATGTCGGTGCTTGTCGGTTGTGTTTAGTAGAAATTGCTGGCAGTAATAAACTTCAGCCTGCTTGTGTGACGAAAGTTACTGAAGGTATGGAAGTGCAAACAAATAGCGATCGCCTACAAAAATATCGTCGCACAATTATCGAAATGCTGTTTGCTGAAGGCAATCACATTTGCTCGGTTTGTGTAGCCAATGGTAATTGCGAATTGCAAGACTTAGCCGTTGAAATGGGTATGGATCATGTGCGTTTAGAATATCAGTTTCCCAACCGTAAAGTAGATATTTCTCACGATCGCTTTGGCGTTGACCACAACCGTTGTGTTCTTTGTACTCGTTGCGTGCGTGTTTGCGATGAAATTGAAGGAGCGCATACTTGGGATATGGCAGGGCGCGGTAGCCATTCTCATGTAATTACTGATTTAAATCAGCCTTGGGGAACCTCAGATACTTGTACTTCTTGCGGCAAATGCGTTAATGCTTGTCCTACAGGTGCGCTTTTTTACCAAGGTTCAAGCGTAGGTGAAATGAAACGTGTAGACGCGAAGCGGCTTGTCCCAGGACATCGCGCCAAACTTGATTTCCTAGTCACAGCACGAGAGAAAAAGCAGTGGCTCTTTAAAACTGGTTCAGAATAG
- a CDS encoding CBS domain-containing protein produces the protein MLKASDIMTKDVATIRSSATVAEAVKLLRARDWKALVVDRRHEQDAYGMITESDIVYKVIAYGKDPCKVRVYEVMSKPCIVVNPDLGLEYVARLFADHNLHRAPVIQGKLLGIISLADILANSNFLEQPHTILLEQQLQDEIKQARAVCADKGIRSEECAAAWDVIEELQAEIAHQRAEKVVKTAFEEYCDEYPEAKEIYDTWCSG, from the coding sequence ATGTTGAAAGCATCTGACATTATGACTAAAGATGTTGCTACAATTCGCAGTTCTGCAACAGTAGCTGAAGCAGTCAAACTTTTAAGGGCAAGGGACTGGAAAGCACTGGTTGTAGATCGTCGCCATGAACAGGATGCCTACGGTATGATTACGGAAAGCGATATTGTCTATAAAGTAATTGCTTATGGTAAAGATCCTTGTAAAGTTCGTGTTTACGAGGTGATGTCCAAACCTTGTATTGTCGTCAATCCTGACCTTGGTTTAGAATACGTAGCACGATTATTTGCTGACCATAATTTGCACAGAGCGCCTGTTATTCAGGGAAAACTATTAGGTATCATTTCCCTGGCTGACATTCTCGCTAATAGTAATTTTCTTGAACAACCTCATACCATTCTGCTAGAACAACAGCTTCAGGACGAAATTAAACAAGCTCGTGCCGTTTGCGCTGACAAAGGTATCCGTTCAGAAGAATGTGCTGCTGCTTGGGATGTAATTGAGGAATTACAAGCCGAGATAGCACATCAACGAGCAGAAAAAGTTGTGAAAACAGCCTTTGAAGAATACTGCGATGAATATCCAGAAGCAAAAGAAATTTATGATACTTGGTGTAGTGGTTGA
- a CDS encoding AAA family ATPase — translation MLQRLYIHNFRCLENFELAIKGMSSALLIGKNGAGKSTIAIALEVLQKISRGINRMRELEKLNLISSKDFVSGRSDVPIRFEIEVLLDEKLYKYVLALELPEKFKELRVFEEQLLIAGDPIYSRREAQVTLHNNLQNREAEFLVDWHLVALPVIQEQSETDPLRIFKTWLGRTIILSPIPSLMTGESNGDTLKPKREGSNFGEWISGLLSRYPAAYTQVYEYLREVMPDIQDFLNEQIGKDSKNMIVRFEANNANLSVDFKDLSDGEKCFFLCAVVLAANKFYGPLFCFWDEPDNYLSLSEVGHFVISLRRSFKKNSGQILVTSHNPEAIRKFSDENTLVLHRKTHLEPTLVRLLSDMSVQGDLVDALIRGDI, via the coding sequence ATGCTCCAAAGACTGTATATACACAACTTCAGATGCCTAGAAAACTTTGAACTTGCCATAAAGGGGATGTCATCTGCTCTCTTAATTGGAAAAAACGGTGCAGGTAAATCAACTATTGCTATTGCATTAGAGGTGCTTCAAAAGATTAGTCGAGGCATCAATAGAATGCGCGAACTTGAAAAGCTCAACCTTATTAGCTCAAAAGATTTTGTTAGTGGAAGATCCGATGTGCCGATCAGGTTTGAAATAGAAGTATTACTTGATGAGAAATTATACAAATATGTCCTTGCCTTGGAGTTGCCAGAAAAATTTAAAGAACTTCGAGTTTTTGAAGAGCAATTGCTAATTGCAGGAGATCCAATCTACTCTCGAAGAGAAGCTCAAGTTACTCTTCACAACAATTTACAAAATCGTGAGGCTGAGTTTCTTGTGGATTGGCATCTTGTTGCCCTTCCAGTAATTCAGGAGCAATCAGAAACCGATCCGCTTCGTATTTTCAAGACTTGGCTTGGTCGTACGATTATTTTATCGCCGATCCCAAGCTTGATGACTGGAGAATCTAATGGTGATACTTTGAAGCCAAAGCGAGAGGGTTCAAACTTCGGAGAGTGGATTTCTGGGTTACTTAGTCGTTATCCAGCCGCTTACACACAAGTTTACGAATATCTGCGAGAAGTTATGCCTGACATTCAGGATTTTCTGAATGAACAGATTGGCAAAGATTCTAAAAACATGATTGTTCGGTTTGAAGCAAATAATGCAAATCTGAGTGTTGACTTTAAGGACTTATCTGATGGGGAGAAATGCTTCTTTCTGTGTGCAGTTGTCTTAGCTGCTAACAAATTCTATGGCCCACTTTTTTGCTTCTGGGATGAGCCTGATAACTATCTTTCCTTATCAGAAGTTGGTCATTTTGTCATATCACTACGACGCTCATTTAAAAAAAATAGTGGTCAAATTTTAGTGACATCTCATAATCCTGAAGCAATCCGAAAATTTTCAGATGAAAATACCTTAGTTCTCCATCGAAAAACCCACTTAGAACCTACTTTAGTCAGACTGCTCAGTGATATGTCTGTTCAAGGTGATCTTGTAGATGCCCTGATTCGTGGCGATATATAA
- a CDS encoding Ni/Fe hydrogenase subunit alpha — translation MKKVIIDPITRIEGHAKISIYLDDTGQVSDARFHVTEFRGFEKFCEGRPLWEMPGITARICGICPVSHLLASAKAGDRILAVTIPKAAEKLRRLMNLGQIIQSHALSFFHLSAPDLLLGMDSDPQKRNVFGLIAAEPELARGGIRLRQFGQDIIEQLGGRKIHPSWAVPGGVREPLSQEGRTHIQSRISEARTIILDALGRFKRLLHDYQKEVQTFGNFPSLFMGLVTPEGLWENYDGHIRFVDSAGNIIADKLDPTHYQEFIGEAVQPDSYLKSPYYRPLGYPEANDHCRLDSGIYRVGPLARLNICSHIGTPLADAELKEFRDRGKGTVTSSFFYHYARLIEILACIERIEIIIDDPDLMSTKLRADAGINQLEGVGVSEAPRGTLFHHYQVDENGLLQKVNLIIATGQNNLAMNRTVAQIARHFIHGSEISEGMLNRVEAGVRAFDPCLSCSTHAAGQMPLHIQVVGKDGSVVNEVWRG, via the coding sequence ATGAAAAAAGTAATCATCGATCCAATTACTCGAATTGAAGGACACGCCAAAATCAGTATTTATCTGGATGATACAGGACAAGTCAGCGATGCTCGGTTTCATGTTACAGAATTTCGGGGATTTGAAAAGTTTTGTGAAGGTCGTCCGCTTTGGGAAATGCCAGGAATTACGGCGCGAATTTGTGGAATTTGTCCAGTGAGTCACTTGTTAGCGTCAGCGAAGGCTGGCGATCGCATCTTGGCTGTAACAATTCCTAAAGCAGCTGAAAAACTGCGCCGTCTAATGAATTTGGGACAAATTATTCAATCCCATGCTCTGAGTTTCTTCCACCTCAGCGCCCCAGATTTATTATTAGGAATGGATAGCGATCCCCAAAAACGCAATGTATTTGGCTTAATTGCAGCTGAACCAGAACTAGCGCGTGGAGGAATCCGCTTGCGTCAATTTGGACAAGATATTATTGAACAATTAGGAGGGCGTAAAATACACCCATCATGGGCAGTTCCTGGTGGTGTCCGCGAACCTTTATCCCAAGAAGGACGCACCCATATTCAAAGCCGCATCTCAGAAGCACGCACCATAATCTTAGATGCACTCGGTAGATTTAAACGCTTACTCCACGATTATCAAAAAGAGGTGCAAACCTTCGGGAATTTTCCTAGCTTATTTATGGGGTTAGTCACTCCTGAAGGTTTGTGGGAGAACTACGACGGACATATTCGTTTTGTAGATAGCGCCGGGAATATTATTGCCGATAAACTCGATCCAACTCATTATCAAGAATTTATCGGTGAAGCAGTTCAACCAGATTCCTATTTAAAATCTCCCTACTATCGTCCTTTAGGTTATCCTGAAGCGAACGACCATTGTCGTTTAGATAGTGGTATTTACCGGGTGGGGCCTTTAGCGCGTTTGAATATTTGCAGTCATATTGGTACACCGTTAGCTGATGCAGAGTTGAAAGAATTTAGAGACAGAGGTAAAGGCACAGTTACTTCATCATTTTTCTATCACTACGCTCGATTAATTGAAATTCTGGCTTGTATTGAACGCATAGAAATTATCATAGACGATCCAGATTTAATGTCTACAAAATTGCGTGCTGATGCTGGTATTAATCAATTAGAAGGAGTGGGTGTAAGTGAAGCACCACGCGGTACATTATTTCATCACTACCAAGTTGATGAAAATGGGTTACTTCAGAAAGTAAATTTAATAATTGCCACAGGTCAAAATAATTTGGCAATGAATCGGACAGTAGCTCAAATTGCCCGACATTTTATTCACGGTTCAGAAATTTCTGAAGGAATGTTAAACCGCGTTGAGGCAGGAGTTCGAGCTTTTGACCCTTGTTTAAGTTGTTCAACTCATGCAGCCGGACAAATGCCTTTGCATATTCAAGTAGTTGGGAAAGATGGGAGTGTTGTTAATGAAGTTTGGCGGGGTTAA
- a CDS encoding pentapeptide repeat-containing protein yields MSEINSQQIVNTAVTLVERYIEGKRNFSRANLVNADLQSVDLKGSDFSYADLSEANLNGANLRGCDLSFANLSQANLQDADLRGAMLFSADLRQANLKGAKLEKADCDRNTHFPQDFDPAQVGLQIKEG; encoded by the coding sequence ATGTCTGAAATAAATTCTCAACAGATCGTTAATACTGCCGTGACTCTTGTAGAGAGATATATAGAGGGGAAACGCAATTTTAGTAGAGCGAACTTGGTTAACGCCGACTTGCAAAGTGTTGATCTCAAAGGATCTGACTTCAGTTACGCTGACTTGAGTGAAGCTAATCTAAATGGTGCTAATCTTAGAGGCTGTGACCTTAGCTTTGCAAATCTTAGTCAAGCTAATTTGCAAGATGCCGATCTTCGTGGAGCCATGTTGTTTTCCGCTGATCTCCGTCAAGCCAATCTCAAGGGAGCGAAACTGGAAAAAGCAGATTGCGATCGCAACACTCATTTTCCCCAGGATTTTGATCCAGCGCAAGTAGGTTTGCAGATTAAAGAGGGGTAA